Genomic window (Rhododendron vialii isolate Sample 1 chromosome 4a, ASM3025357v1):
gaaagatgaattttttttttctaaacgaTCGATCGGACCGGAGAAGCCAGACAAAAAGATCTTGAGAAAAGGCCATGCAAGTGACTAAGTAAGATACTGAAAAATTCTCTCCGAAGTAAACCCTAGTTTTTCTCAATGCATGGGACAAGAACAACATAGCCATGGGGACTAttagagaaaaacaaacaaCATTCTAATCTAGATAATCTACTTATAGTTCAACAAATTGATCGAACTTTTATAGAATCGTTCGAGATAAtcttcctcgatgtaccccttcgagaTTTATAGAATcattcgtttgccgagcaaaaaaaaaaaaaaaatgatcgaactTTTTCTTCAATCTAGCTCAAACACAACTTGTGATAATTCGTGAAGCTGAAATTATtatgaataaaaacaaataaacaaatattaaACGACttaaggaaaataagaaacatTGTAATTAATTCAAAGCAAATGCTAACTCAACCAGGCTTTGGGATGTAATTAACTTCGTTACTTCGTTACTTCCTTACTTCTTTGAGTTCTTTCTTCCCAAAATTCCTTTCTTAGAAAGGATAAGTAAACCATATACCGAAATTAAAATCGATCAATATTGTGTAAGTATAGGTGCATATCATGTATAGCTGAGTGATCAGGGGTTGAAACCAAGACGAAGCTCCACATCGACTACTTCATTTCTCTCTTGATGATCGTCTCCATCGACCACGATTATCGGTCCAATTCTCAAGGTGAAATTCTCACCCGCGTAGCTTCCATGAGGACTAGAACACGCAGAATCGCGCCGAGAAACACTAGGGTAGTCTGGCGTCGGAAGATGCATCGGGTAATTTGACTGCCGCGGTCCATAACAATTGTCGCTTGAAAAGGGTATTGTAGAGTACTCACAGTTGTTGGCCATGTTGTTGTAGTCTGAACCATTTTTGGCCTTGTGGGATGGTGAAGAAGAGTACTGGTCATGATGGCTAGCAACCGTTTTAGCCTTGGCGGCCTTTCTTTTGCTGTGCATGTTCATGTGCCCTCCCAAGGCTTGAGCTTTGGTGAATCCCATCTTGCAATAGGTGCAATCGTATGTTCGGACTTTGGCAACTTTCTCCGGCTGATCCATGGTAATTAGGAACCTTCTTGGCGGATGAGTAATGAaattagggttgagagagagaagggttttatAGACTACTAAAAGCCTTGTGGGATGGTAGATGCATGAGTGTGATGGACATTAGGGTttgatgagagagggagagatgggaTTGTaagtggatatatatatatatatatatatatatatatatatatatatatattcacacacacacacacacatatatatatatatatatatatatatatatgagttgaggagagagagagagagagagagagagagagagagagagaggggctaaaAGAgaatgttgttgtttttttcctttatattttaaatttttgaaagagaaaaacgTGAGGGGCGATGTCACGGGGACGATTAGAAAATATTTGTATTGATCGAGAATcctcttttttactttttattttggcTCAGCCGGCTTTTTAATGTAATGTACCTTCCTGGCATAGTCGTGCcccagggtttttttttagactttttactAAGATCAAATGAAATCAGCAGTCCCTCGATCTTTTTGTAAAGATGTACTGTCAATTATGCACACTACTTTTGAGTTAATATAACTACGTTTGGTTTATAAGAAAAGGTCCATTTCTCGCAAATGTGTCTGACTTCTTCCGGTTTATCAATTGAAGAATTTTTTGTTGCAATTGAAGTTAAATCAGTAGCTGTTTACAagattttcagttcattttgtatgaaaaatacaTGTTccaatgaacttttttttctcaTCAAATGGAACTTAGATCCCGTTCTGCttaggttcttattttttactttacaaGAAATGTCATTTTTTGTATTCCAAAATTGAAACGACCCAATTTTAAAACACGTTTCAATTTTAAAACATAGTAGTATATTGAAGCCtcttttcaaaaggaaaatttaaataaattataGTGCAAATAGTACACGAGCAAATCCATTCTCTATCCACCCTCTAGCAATTAATAAATTGGTTTAACTACTACCGTAATAATGAGTTGGCATGGAAGTCTGAGAAGAAACAACGTTTTTCGCTACACTGTGGTCCTTATGGTTAGTGAGAAATGACTATGTATTCAACAACACTACAACGGGAGTGGGGGAAGTTGGGGAGCTCATCAAAACCAGAATTGCAATGTGGATGAAATCAAAATTTGACATTAAGGTTTAttcggtggaggattttaagagATATCTCGATGGAATTCGAAAGGTGAAATTATAATTTAGGTTTAGGTGTGTTTATATCCAATTATCTGTTggatgtttgtttt
Coding sequences:
- the LOC131323973 gene encoding transcriptional regulator SUPERMAN-like, producing MDQPEKVAKVRTYDCTYCKMGFTKAQALGGHMNMHSKRKAAKAKTVASHHDQYSSSPSHKAKNGSDYNNMANNCEYSTIPFSSDNCYGPRQSNYPMHLPTPDYPSVSRRDSACSSPHGSYAGENFTLRIGPIIVVDGDDHQERNEVVDVELRLGFNP